A DNA window from Trichosurus vulpecula isolate mTriVul1 chromosome 2, mTriVul1.pri, whole genome shotgun sequence contains the following coding sequences:
- the NFRKB gene encoding nuclear factor related to kappa-B-binding protein isoform X2, with amino-acid sequence MDALDHMLTDPLDLGPCGDGHGTRIMEDCMLGGTRISLPEDLLEDPEIFFDVVSLSTWHDVLSDSQREHLQQFLPHFPEDNIEQQNQLILALFSGENFRFGNPLHIAQKLFRDGHFNPEVVKYRQLCFKSQYKRYLNSQQQYFHRLLKQILASRTDLLEMAKTSGPALPLRRKRPSLSCTPEERERRTQQRYLKVLREVKEECGDSTLSSDEEDLSSWLPSSPARSPSPAVPLRVVPTLSTLDMKTADKLELGDNDLKMMLKKHHEKRKHQPDHPDLLTGDLTLNDIMTRVNAGRKGSLAALFDLAVLKKKAKEKEEKKKKKLKMIKSEIDDLAEPLSSTEGIPPLSQAPSPLPISAIKEEPLEDLKPCLGINEISSSFFSLLLEILLMEGQASLPMLEERVLDWQSSPASTLNSWFSSASNWAELVLPSLQYLAGDSRAVPSSFSPFVEFKEKTQQWKLIGSSQDNEKELAALFQLWLETKDQTFCKQENEDSSDATTPGPRVTDYVVRPSTGEEKRVFQEQVRKNLKQCEPGISENERFRYSQPHKAFTFRMHGFESVVGPVKGVFDKETSLNKAREHSLLRSDRPAYVTILSLVRDAAARLPNGEGTRAEICELLKDSQFLAPDVTSTQVNTVVSGALDRLHYEKDPCVKYDIGRKLWIYLHRDRSEEEFERIHQAQAAAAKARKALQQKPKPPAKVKSSNKESSVKVLNSGTSEPGQLSLSDSSMPATPVTPVTPTTPALPATPISPPPVSAVGKNIPSTGPEPAKSSPSVLLVSSPTMPQLGTLLSPTPSNQTPPNSQSTGRVVSHSGSTGLPQVRVVAQTSLPAVTQQPTNSTQTLPQMPVGPQIRVPATATQTKVIPQTVMTTVPVKTQPAPTPAAVQRPGQGQAGLTVTGLTASTSPAAKPATSSPGSSASSSSTTTVIQNVPGQNIIKQVAITGQLGMKPQTGNSIPLTATNFRIQGKDVLRLPPSSITTDAKGQTVLRITPDMMATLAKSQVTTVKLTQDLFGAGSGTPGKGISATLHVTSNPVHASDTPVKASSATAPSSTPAGTTVVKVAPDLKPAEASSSAFRLMPALGVSVADQKGKGAVASTEAKPAATIRIVQGLGVMPPKPGQTITVAAHAKQGSSSAGGPGAAHTSTVSLPSMSAAVSKAVAVASGATGTPISIGTGATTVRQVPVSTTVVSTSQAGKLPTRITVPLSVISQPMKGKSVVTAPVIKGNLGANISGLGRNIILTTVPAGTKLITGNKPVSFLTAQQLQQLQQGQATQVRIQTVPASHLQQGTASGSSKAVSTVVVTTAPSPKQVPEQQ; translated from the exons ATGGATGCTCTGGATCACATGCTTACGGATCCTTTGGACCTGGGGCCATGTGGAGATGGCCATGGCACTCGAATTATGGAGGACTGCATGCTAGGAGGGACCAGGATTAGCCTGCCAGAGGACCTATTGGAAGAT cCTGAGATATTCTTTGATGTAGTTAGCCTCTCAACATGGCATGATGTGCTGAGTGACTCTCAGCGTGAGCACCTCCAGCAGTTCCTGCCTCACTTCCCTGAAGATAACATCGAGCAGCAAAATCAGCTTATTCTAGCCCTATTCAGTGGGGAAAACTTTCGTTTTGGGAATCCATTGCACATTGCCCAGAAACTCTTTCGAG ATGGGCACTTTAACCCGGAAGTAGTGAAGTACCGGCAGCTGTGCTTCAAGTCTCAATACAAGCGCTACCTCAACTCTCAGCAGCAGTATTTCCATCGGCTACTGAAACAGATTCTCGCCTCACGCACA GACTTGTTAGAGATGGCTAAGACGAGTGGCCCTGCCCTTCCCCTTCGAAGGAAACGGCCTTCACTATCCTGTACCCCTGAAGAAAGAGAACGACGCACTCAGCAGCGCTATTTGAAGGTTCTTCGGGAAGTTAAGGAAGAATGTGGAGATAGCACCTTATCCTCTGATGAAGAAG ATCTCAGCTCATGGCTTCCGAGCTCTCCAGCCCGTTCTCCTAGTCCTGCGGTGCCCCTGAGGGTGGTGCCCACGCTTTCAACCCTGGATATGAAAACTGCAG ATAAGCTAGAACTCGGGGACAACGATCTGAAGATGATGTTAAAGAAACACCATGAGAAGCGGAAACACCAACCC GATCACCCAGATCTTTTGACAGGGGACTTGACTCTCAATGACATCATGACACGAGTGAATGCTGGCAGAAAGGGCTCCCTTGCAG CTCTGTTTGACTTGGCTGTcctcaaaaaaaaggcaaaagagaaggaagagaagaagaaaaagaagttgaaaatgaTAAAATCTGAGATAGATGATCTAGCTGAACCTCTGAGCAGTACAGAGGGGATCCCACCCCTATCCCAGGCCCCATCCCCACTGCCAATCTCTGCCATCAAAGAAGA gcctCTTGAAGACCTCAAGCCCTGCCTTGGAATCAATGAAATATCATCTAGTTTCTTCTCCCTCCTACTAGAGATCTTGCTCATGGAGGGACAGGCTAGTCTTCCTATG CTGGAGGAGCGAGTCCTGGATTGGCAGTCATCTCCAGCCAGTACCCTTAATAGCTGGTTCTCCTCAGCTTCCAACTGGGCAGAATTAGTGTTACCATCCCTGCAGTATCTTGCTGGAGATAGCCGAG CTGTTCCTTCTAGCTTTTCTCCATTTGTTGAGTTCAAGGAGAAGACCCAGCAGTGGAAACTGATTG GCTCATCCCAAGACAATGAGAAGGAATTAGCTGCCTTATTCCAACTGTGGCTAGAAACCAAAGATCAAACTTTCTGTAAG CAGGAAAATGAAGACAGTTCAGATGCCACAACACCAGGTCCCCGAGT AACTGACTACGTGGTCCGGCCTAGCACAGGGGAAGAGAAACGGGTTTTTCAGGAGCAGGTGAGGAAGAACTTGAAACAGTGTGAACCTGGGATTAgtgaaaat GAACGTTTCCGTTATAGCCAGCCCCACAAAGCTTTCACCTTCCGAATGCATGGATTTGAATCAGTGGTGGGGCCAGTCAAAGGTGTCTTTGACAAAGAGACCTCACTTAACAAGGCCCGGGAGCATTCCTTGCTGCGTTCCGATCGCCCTGCCTATGTCACCATCCTGTCTCTTG TCAGGGATGCTGCAGCCCGACTGCCCAATGGAGAAGGGACTCGGGCTGAAATCTGTGAATTGCTGAAGGATTCCCAGTTTCTTGCTCCAGATGTTACCAGCACTCAG GTGAATACAGTAGTAAGTGGTGCTCTGGACCGACTACACTATGAGAAAGACCCATGTGTAAAATATGATATTGGACGAAAGTTGTGGATCTACCTTCACCGTGACCGGAGCGAGGAAGAGTTTG AGAGAATTCACCAGGCGCAGGCAGCTGCGGCAAAAGCCAGAAAAGCCCTTCAGCAAAAACCTAAGCCCCCTGCCAAGGTG AAGTCCAGTAATAAGGAGAGCTCTGTGAAGGTGCTTAACAGTGGTACATCAGAGCCAGGTCAGCTAAGTCTTAGTGACTCCAGCATGCCAGCCACTCCTGTCACACCTGTCACCCCAACCACCCCAGCCTTGCCTGCTACTCCCATATCACCTCCACCTGTGTCAGCAGTTGGCAAGAATATACCTAGTACAGGCCCAGAACCAGCTAAATCTAGCCCAAG CGTTCTTCTGGTATCCTCACCAACAATGCCTCAATTGGGAACATTGCTCTCCCCAACTCCAAGCAACCAGACTCCACCAAATTCCCAGTCCACTGGCCGGGTGGTGAGCCATTCTGGCTCGACTGGACTTCCCCAGGTGCGGGTGGTAGCCCAGACCAGCCTTCCCGCTGTCACTCAACAGCCCACCAACTCAACACAGACACTGCCACAGATGCCAGTAGGCCCCCAAATCCGGGTTCCAGCCACTGCTACGCAGACCAAAGTCATACCACAA ACAGTGATGACAACAGTTCCAGTAAAAACTCAGCCTGCCCCAACCCCAGCAGCTGTGCAGCGGCCTGGGCAAGGCCAAGCAGGACTCACAGTGACAGGTCTCACTGCCTCCACTAGCCCTGCAGCAAAACCTGCCACCAGCTCCCCTGGAAGCTCTGCATCAAGTTCCTCTACAACCACTGTTATCCAGAATGTCCCTGGCCAGAATATTATCAAACAG gtgGCAATTACAGGACAGCTGGGTATGAAGCCTCAAACAGGCAACAGCATCCCACTAACAGCCACTAACTTCCGCATCCAGGGTAAGGATGTTTTACGCCTGCCTCCCTCGTCCATCACCACTGATGCCAAGGGCCAAACGGTGCTACGTATAACTCCTGACATGATGGCTACCCTGGCCAAGTCCCAGGTCACCACAGTCAAACTGACTCAGGACCTCTTTGGGGCAGGAAGTGGTACTCCAGGAAAGGGAATCTCTGCTACTTTGCACGTCACTTCCAACCCTGTGCATGCATCTGACACCCCTGTCAAGGCCAGCTCAGCTACTGCCCCTTCATCTACTCCAGCAGGCACCACTGTGGTCAAAGTAGCCCCTGACCTGAAACCTGCAGAAGCCTCAAGCTCAGCTTTCCGTTTGATGCCCGCACTTGGTGTGAGTGTGGCAGACCAAAAGGGCAAAGGTGCAGTGGCTTCGACAGAGGCAAAGCCCGCCGCCACAATTCGCATTGTGCAGGGACTGGGAGTGATGCCTCCTAAACCAGGCCAGACCATAACAGTTGCCGCCCATGCCAAGCAAGGGTCCTCCtcagcaggtgggcctggagctgctCATACTTCCACTGTGTCCTTGCCCAGTATGAGTGCTGCTGTGTCAAAGGCTGTGGCGGTGGCTTCTGGGGCCACAGGCACCCCTATCAGCATCGGGACGGGAGCCACCACCGTGCGACAGGTCCCTGTGAGCACAACGGTTGTATCCACTTCCCAGGCT GGTAAGCTGCCTACAAGGATTACAGTGCCACTGTCAGTGATCAGCCAGCCCATGAAAGGCAAAAGCGTGGTTACAGCTCCGGTCATCAAGGGCAACCTCGGAGCCAA TATCAGTGGATTGGGCCGGAATATTATCCTCACTACCGTGCCGGCTGGCACCAAGCTCATCACTGGTAACAAACCTGTTAGCTTCCTCACTGctcagcagctgcagcagctgcaGCAAGGCCAGGCCACGCAG GTACGCATCCAGACAGTCCCAGCTTCCCACCTTCAACAGGGAACAGCTTCTGGATCTTCCAAAGCTGTCTCTACTGTCGTCGTGACCACAGCCCCATCCCCAAAACAGGTGCCTGAACAGCAGTGA
- the NFRKB gene encoding nuclear factor related to kappa-B-binding protein isoform X6, with protein sequence MDALDHMLTDPLDLGPCGDGHGTRIMEDCMLGGTRISLPEDLLEDPEIFFDVVSLSTWHDVLSDSQREHLQQFLPHFPEDNIEQQNQLILALFSGENFRFGNPLHIAQKLFRDGHFNPEVVKYRQLCFKSQYKRYLNSQQQYFHRLLKQILASRTDLLEMAKTSGPALPLRRKRPSLSCTPEERERRTQQRYLKVLREVKEECGDSTLSSDEEDLSSWLPSSPARSPSPAVPLRVVPTLSTLDMKTADKLELGDNDLKMMLKKHHEKRKHQPDHPDLLTGDLTLNDIMTRVNAGRKGSLAALFDLAVLKKKAKEKEEKKKKKLKMIKSEIDDLAEPLSSTEGIPPLSQAPSPLPISAIKEEPLEDLKPCLGINEISSSFFSLLLEILLMEGQASLPMLEERVLDWQSSPASTLNSWFSSASNWAELVLPSLQYLAGDSRAVPSSFSPFVEFKEKTQQWKLIGSSQDNEKELAALFQLWLETKDQTFCKQENEDSSDATTPGPRVTDYVVRPSTGEEKRVFQEQERFRYSQPHKAFTFRMHGFESVVGPVKGVFDKETSLNKAREHSLLRSDRPAYVTILSLVRDAAARLPNGEGTRAEICELLKDSQFLAPDVTSTQVNTVVSGALDRLHYEKDPCVKYDIGRKLWIYLHRDRSEEEFERIHQAQAAAAKARKALQQKPKPPAKVKSSNKESSVKVLNSGTSEPGQLSLSDSSMPATPVTPVTPTTPALPATPISPPPVSAVGKNIPSTGPEPAKSSPSVLLVSSPTMPQLGTLLSPTPSNQTPPNSQSTGRVVSHSGSTGLPQVRVVAQTSLPAVTQQPTNSTQTLPQMPVGPQIRVPATATQTKVIPQTVMTTVPVKTQPAPTPAAVQRPGQGQAGLTVTGLTASTSPAAKPATSSPGSSASSSSTTTVIQNVPGQNIIKQVAITGQLGMKPQTGNSIPLTATNFRIQGKDVLRLPPSSITTDAKGQTVLRITPDMMATLAKSQVTTVKLTQDLFGAGSGTPGKGISATLHVTSNPVHASDTPVKASSATAPSSTPAGTTVVKVAPDLKPAEASSSAFRLMPALGVSVADQKGKGAVASTEAKPAATIRIVQGLGVMPPKPGQTITVAAHAKQGSSSAGGPGAAHTSTVSLPSMSAAVSKAVAVASGATGTPISIGTGATTVRQVPVSTTVVSTSQAGKLPTRITVPLSVISQPMKGKSVVTAPVIKGNLGANISGLGRNIILTTVPAGTKLITGNKPVSFLTAQQLQQLQQGQATQVRIQTVPASHLQQGTASGSSKAVSTVVVTTAPSPKQVPEQQ encoded by the exons ATGGATGCTCTGGATCACATGCTTACGGATCCTTTGGACCTGGGGCCATGTGGAGATGGCCATGGCACTCGAATTATGGAGGACTGCATGCTAGGAGGGACCAGGATTAGCCTGCCAGAGGACCTATTGGAAGAT cCTGAGATATTCTTTGATGTAGTTAGCCTCTCAACATGGCATGATGTGCTGAGTGACTCTCAGCGTGAGCACCTCCAGCAGTTCCTGCCTCACTTCCCTGAAGATAACATCGAGCAGCAAAATCAGCTTATTCTAGCCCTATTCAGTGGGGAAAACTTTCGTTTTGGGAATCCATTGCACATTGCCCAGAAACTCTTTCGAG ATGGGCACTTTAACCCGGAAGTAGTGAAGTACCGGCAGCTGTGCTTCAAGTCTCAATACAAGCGCTACCTCAACTCTCAGCAGCAGTATTTCCATCGGCTACTGAAACAGATTCTCGCCTCACGCACA GACTTGTTAGAGATGGCTAAGACGAGTGGCCCTGCCCTTCCCCTTCGAAGGAAACGGCCTTCACTATCCTGTACCCCTGAAGAAAGAGAACGACGCACTCAGCAGCGCTATTTGAAGGTTCTTCGGGAAGTTAAGGAAGAATGTGGAGATAGCACCTTATCCTCTGATGAAGAAG ATCTCAGCTCATGGCTTCCGAGCTCTCCAGCCCGTTCTCCTAGTCCTGCGGTGCCCCTGAGGGTGGTGCCCACGCTTTCAACCCTGGATATGAAAACTGCAG ATAAGCTAGAACTCGGGGACAACGATCTGAAGATGATGTTAAAGAAACACCATGAGAAGCGGAAACACCAACCC GATCACCCAGATCTTTTGACAGGGGACTTGACTCTCAATGACATCATGACACGAGTGAATGCTGGCAGAAAGGGCTCCCTTGCAG CTCTGTTTGACTTGGCTGTcctcaaaaaaaaggcaaaagagaaggaagagaagaagaaaaagaagttgaaaatgaTAAAATCTGAGATAGATGATCTAGCTGAACCTCTGAGCAGTACAGAGGGGATCCCACCCCTATCCCAGGCCCCATCCCCACTGCCAATCTCTGCCATCAAAGAAGA gcctCTTGAAGACCTCAAGCCCTGCCTTGGAATCAATGAAATATCATCTAGTTTCTTCTCCCTCCTACTAGAGATCTTGCTCATGGAGGGACAGGCTAGTCTTCCTATG CTGGAGGAGCGAGTCCTGGATTGGCAGTCATCTCCAGCCAGTACCCTTAATAGCTGGTTCTCCTCAGCTTCCAACTGGGCAGAATTAGTGTTACCATCCCTGCAGTATCTTGCTGGAGATAGCCGAG CTGTTCCTTCTAGCTTTTCTCCATTTGTTGAGTTCAAGGAGAAGACCCAGCAGTGGAAACTGATTG GCTCATCCCAAGACAATGAGAAGGAATTAGCTGCCTTATTCCAACTGTGGCTAGAAACCAAAGATCAAACTTTCTGTAAG CAGGAAAATGAAGACAGTTCAGATGCCACAACACCAGGTCCCCGAGT AACTGACTACGTGGTCCGGCCTAGCACAGGGGAAGAGAAACGGGTTTTTCAGGAGCAG GAACGTTTCCGTTATAGCCAGCCCCACAAAGCTTTCACCTTCCGAATGCATGGATTTGAATCAGTGGTGGGGCCAGTCAAAGGTGTCTTTGACAAAGAGACCTCACTTAACAAGGCCCGGGAGCATTCCTTGCTGCGTTCCGATCGCCCTGCCTATGTCACCATCCTGTCTCTTG TCAGGGATGCTGCAGCCCGACTGCCCAATGGAGAAGGGACTCGGGCTGAAATCTGTGAATTGCTGAAGGATTCCCAGTTTCTTGCTCCAGATGTTACCAGCACTCAG GTGAATACAGTAGTAAGTGGTGCTCTGGACCGACTACACTATGAGAAAGACCCATGTGTAAAATATGATATTGGACGAAAGTTGTGGATCTACCTTCACCGTGACCGGAGCGAGGAAGAGTTTG AGAGAATTCACCAGGCGCAGGCAGCTGCGGCAAAAGCCAGAAAAGCCCTTCAGCAAAAACCTAAGCCCCCTGCCAAGGTG AAGTCCAGTAATAAGGAGAGCTCTGTGAAGGTGCTTAACAGTGGTACATCAGAGCCAGGTCAGCTAAGTCTTAGTGACTCCAGCATGCCAGCCACTCCTGTCACACCTGTCACCCCAACCACCCCAGCCTTGCCTGCTACTCCCATATCACCTCCACCTGTGTCAGCAGTTGGCAAGAATATACCTAGTACAGGCCCAGAACCAGCTAAATCTAGCCCAAG CGTTCTTCTGGTATCCTCACCAACAATGCCTCAATTGGGAACATTGCTCTCCCCAACTCCAAGCAACCAGACTCCACCAAATTCCCAGTCCACTGGCCGGGTGGTGAGCCATTCTGGCTCGACTGGACTTCCCCAGGTGCGGGTGGTAGCCCAGACCAGCCTTCCCGCTGTCACTCAACAGCCCACCAACTCAACACAGACACTGCCACAGATGCCAGTAGGCCCCCAAATCCGGGTTCCAGCCACTGCTACGCAGACCAAAGTCATACCACAA ACAGTGATGACAACAGTTCCAGTAAAAACTCAGCCTGCCCCAACCCCAGCAGCTGTGCAGCGGCCTGGGCAAGGCCAAGCAGGACTCACAGTGACAGGTCTCACTGCCTCCACTAGCCCTGCAGCAAAACCTGCCACCAGCTCCCCTGGAAGCTCTGCATCAAGTTCCTCTACAACCACTGTTATCCAGAATGTCCCTGGCCAGAATATTATCAAACAG gtgGCAATTACAGGACAGCTGGGTATGAAGCCTCAAACAGGCAACAGCATCCCACTAACAGCCACTAACTTCCGCATCCAGGGTAAGGATGTTTTACGCCTGCCTCCCTCGTCCATCACCACTGATGCCAAGGGCCAAACGGTGCTACGTATAACTCCTGACATGATGGCTACCCTGGCCAAGTCCCAGGTCACCACAGTCAAACTGACTCAGGACCTCTTTGGGGCAGGAAGTGGTACTCCAGGAAAGGGAATCTCTGCTACTTTGCACGTCACTTCCAACCCTGTGCATGCATCTGACACCCCTGTCAAGGCCAGCTCAGCTACTGCCCCTTCATCTACTCCAGCAGGCACCACTGTGGTCAAAGTAGCCCCTGACCTGAAACCTGCAGAAGCCTCAAGCTCAGCTTTCCGTTTGATGCCCGCACTTGGTGTGAGTGTGGCAGACCAAAAGGGCAAAGGTGCAGTGGCTTCGACAGAGGCAAAGCCCGCCGCCACAATTCGCATTGTGCAGGGACTGGGAGTGATGCCTCCTAAACCAGGCCAGACCATAACAGTTGCCGCCCATGCCAAGCAAGGGTCCTCCtcagcaggtgggcctggagctgctCATACTTCCACTGTGTCCTTGCCCAGTATGAGTGCTGCTGTGTCAAAGGCTGTGGCGGTGGCTTCTGGGGCCACAGGCACCCCTATCAGCATCGGGACGGGAGCCACCACCGTGCGACAGGTCCCTGTGAGCACAACGGTTGTATCCACTTCCCAGGCT GGTAAGCTGCCTACAAGGATTACAGTGCCACTGTCAGTGATCAGCCAGCCCATGAAAGGCAAAAGCGTGGTTACAGCTCCGGTCATCAAGGGCAACCTCGGAGCCAA TATCAGTGGATTGGGCCGGAATATTATCCTCACTACCGTGCCGGCTGGCACCAAGCTCATCACTGGTAACAAACCTGTTAGCTTCCTCACTGctcagcagctgcagcagctgcaGCAAGGCCAGGCCACGCAG GTACGCATCCAGACAGTCCCAGCTTCCCACCTTCAACAGGGAACAGCTTCTGGATCTTCCAAAGCTGTCTCTACTGTCGTCGTGACCACAGCCCCATCCCCAAAACAGGTGCCTGAACAGCAGTGA